The following coding sequences lie in one Myxococcales bacterium genomic window:
- a CDS encoding MBL fold metallo-hydrolase, translating to MAQAKLWSILGNSQRLDGGAMFGNAPRAVWARWFPPDEQNRISLACRALLAREASGRNVLFEAGIGAFFSPKLRERFGVDDGEHKLLASLQAAGVSHTDIDVVVLSHLHFDHAGGLLAAFCEGQPPQLLFPNARFLVGSAAWERAKRPHVRDRASFISELPALLEASGRLEIVNAERSELLGDRYRFHFSDGHTTGLMLTELTTPGGPLLFAGDLVPGTAWVHLPITMGYDRFPELLIDEKERLLTDLAARGGRLFFTHDPKVASAVVVRDSNGRFCAEAEQVALSGDS from the coding sequence ATGGCGCAAGCAAAGCTCTGGTCCATCCTCGGCAATTCACAGCGACTCGACGGCGGCGCCATGTTCGGCAATGCGCCCCGCGCCGTCTGGGCACGCTGGTTTCCTCCGGACGAGCAGAACCGCATTTCACTCGCTTGCCGCGCGCTCCTGGCGCGCGAAGCGTCGGGCCGGAACGTGCTGTTCGAGGCGGGTATCGGCGCTTTCTTTTCACCCAAGCTCCGCGAACGCTTCGGCGTCGACGACGGCGAGCACAAGCTACTCGCGAGTCTGCAGGCGGCCGGGGTTTCGCACACGGACATCGACGTGGTCGTGCTCTCGCACCTGCACTTCGATCACGCGGGCGGGTTGCTGGCGGCGTTTTGCGAGGGCCAGCCGCCACAGTTGCTGTTCCCGAATGCCAGGTTCCTGGTCGGGAGCGCGGCATGGGAGCGAGCAAAACGACCCCACGTACGGGATCGCGCGTCGTTCATCAGCGAGCTGCCTGCATTGCTAGAAGCCAGCGGGCGCCTCGAAATTGTGAACGCTGAGCGCTCGGAATTGCTCGGTGACCGCTACCGCTTTCATTTCTCCGACGGCCATACGACGGGGCTCATGCTGACCGAGCTCACGACGCCCGGCGGCCCGCTCCTGTTCGCCGGTGACCTCGTGCCGGGAACGGCGTGGGTCCATCTCCCGATCACCATGGGGTACGACCGTTTCCCGGAGCTCCTGATCGACGAGAAGGAGCGCCTCTTGACGGACCTTGCTGCGCGCGGCGGAAGGCTGTTCTTCACCCACGACCCGAAAGTGGCCAGCGCCGTCGTCGTGCGGGACTCGAACGGGCGCTTCTGTGCGGAGGCGGAGCAGGTGGCTTTGTCCGGCGACAGCTGA
- a CDS encoding thioredoxin family protein — MNTTELSAANFEATVEKPGIVFIDWWASWCGPCRAFAPIYDRLAAKHPDIVWGKIDTDAEQQLAGGFNVRSIPTLMVFKDGILIFEQPGMMSAMALDGLVTKVRALDMAEVKRRISEHHAVQGSNEQPH, encoded by the coding sequence ATGAACACCACCGAGCTCAGCGCCGCCAACTTCGAGGCCACCGTAGAGAAGCCCGGCATCGTTTTCATCGACTGGTGGGCCTCATGGTGCGGCCCGTGCCGCGCCTTCGCACCAATCTACGACCGACTCGCAGCCAAACACCCGGACATCGTCTGGGGCAAGATCGACACCGACGCCGAGCAGCAGCTGGCCGGCGGCTTCAACGTCCGCTCGATCCCCACGCTGATGGTCTTCAAGGACGGGATCCTGATCTTCGAGCAACCTGGCATGATGAGCGCGATGGCCCTCGACGGCCTGGTAACGAAAGTGCGCGCGCTGGACATGGCGGAAGTGAAGCGGCGGATCTCCGAGCACCACGCGGTCCAGGGCTCGAACGAACAGCCACACTGA
- a CDS encoding J domain-containing protein: MRFDRALINVDLYAVLKIPRQATPEQIRRAHRRLATISHPDLNPNDMSRAQRRMAEINVAAGVLMEPSLRSAYDRLRADLHEGREPERRGVPHAPPVDTSHIRLDARDLEWLERLRSWPARASASFDTWTESWTPEFRMMFLFASVALALGLIRSAKPTSLPSPFEEARPAATAMARSSPT, encoded by the coding sequence ATGCGGTTCGATCGGGCGCTGATAAACGTCGACTTGTATGCCGTGTTGAAGATCCCCCGTCAGGCCACGCCTGAACAGATACGCCGGGCCCACCGGCGGCTCGCGACGATCAGCCACCCGGACTTGAACCCGAACGACATGAGCAGAGCTCAGCGTCGGATGGCGGAGATCAACGTGGCGGCCGGGGTGCTCATGGAGCCCTCACTGCGCTCAGCCTACGACCGTCTGCGCGCGGACTTGCATGAAGGTCGAGAGCCGGAACGGCGCGGGGTTCCCCACGCGCCCCCGGTGGATACGTCACACATCCGACTGGACGCCCGCGATCTCGAGTGGCTGGAGCGCCTCCGCTCGTGGCCGGCCCGCGCCAGCGCCAGCTTCGACACCTGGACCGAGAGCTGGACGCCGGAGTTCCGGATGATGTTCCTGTTCGCGTCGGTCGCCCTGGCGCTCGGTCTGATTCGTTCCGCCAAGCCGACCTCGCTGCCCTCACCGTTCGAAGAAGCCCGACCCGCAGCCACCGCAATGGCAAGAAGCTCGCCGACTTGA
- a CDS encoding alpha/beta hydrolase family protein, whose amino-acid sequence MTTVSRIAHEDGGFTPADDARPWWQSLPQDFSTSRERFELGTRDRFKVSATAASDVVLRTLGASLVTALAVPVGYHPFALGRALADRKLYSTLAESRDPDRFFLRPPRDVKVSRRRARLPLFRPGDGVCEDLRFESPFIPVNPHERQSYLRHRRNRFAHARHWRHGDTARPTVIAVHGFSADLYHLNEWFFAIPWLYREGYDVLLVTLPFHGKRQTLLSPFSGHGFFAGGVNRINEAMGQAIFDLRIFIDHLEDLGVPRLGVTGVSLGGFTAALLATVEPRLAFAIPNVPVTSIADLVLEWEPIASLLGLALRATGKDVRDARELLSVSCPLSYPPRIARERLMIIGGVGDRLAPPTHSRLLWDHWQRCRLHWFPGSHLIHLDRGDYFRQMRKFFREIEFSAG is encoded by the coding sequence ATGACGACCGTTTCGCGCATCGCGCACGAGGACGGGGGCTTCACACCGGCGGACGACGCTCGACCGTGGTGGCAGAGTCTGCCCCAGGACTTCAGCACATCGCGCGAACGCTTCGAGCTCGGGACGAGAGACCGATTCAAAGTCTCCGCGACCGCGGCCAGCGATGTCGTCCTTCGCACACTCGGCGCGTCGCTCGTCACTGCGCTGGCCGTGCCGGTGGGTTACCACCCGTTCGCCCTCGGACGCGCCCTCGCCGACCGCAAGCTCTACAGCACCCTCGCCGAGAGCCGCGATCCGGATCGCTTCTTTCTTCGCCCACCCCGTGACGTGAAGGTGTCGCGGCGCCGCGCGCGCCTCCCACTCTTTCGCCCCGGCGACGGCGTCTGCGAAGACCTGCGCTTCGAGAGCCCGTTCATTCCGGTGAACCCGCACGAGCGCCAGAGCTACCTACGTCACCGGCGAAACCGCTTCGCCCACGCCCGGCACTGGCGACACGGCGACACCGCCCGTCCCACGGTGATCGCGGTGCACGGCTTCTCCGCCGACCTCTACCACCTGAACGAGTGGTTTTTTGCCATCCCTTGGCTGTACCGCGAGGGCTACGACGTGCTGCTGGTCACGCTGCCGTTTCATGGCAAGCGCCAGACCCTGCTGTCGCCCTTCTCGGGCCACGGCTTCTTCGCTGGTGGCGTCAACCGCATCAACGAAGCGATGGGGCAGGCCATCTTCGACCTGCGCATCTTCATCGATCACCTCGAGGACCTCGGAGTCCCACGCTTGGGTGTGACCGGCGTGAGCCTGGGGGGGTTCACCGCAGCGCTGCTGGCGACGGTGGAACCGCGGCTCGCCTTTGCGATCCCCAACGTGCCGGTCACGAGCATCGCCGACCTCGTGCTCGAGTGGGAGCCAATCGCGAGCCTGCTCGGCCTCGCGCTGCGCGCAACGGGCAAGGACGTGCGCGACGCTCGCGAGCTGCTCTCGGTCAGCTGTCCACTCAGCTACCCACCCCGCATCGCGCGGGAGCGGCTGATGATCATCGGCGGAGTGGGTGATCGCCTGGCACCGCCCACGCACTCGCGACTGCTCTGGGACCACTGGCAACGCTGCCGGCTCCACTGGTTTCCGGGCAGTCACTTGATTCACCTGGACCGCGGCGACTACTTCCGGCAGATGCGGAAGTTCTTCCGCGAGATCGAGTTCAGCGCCGGCTGA
- a CDS encoding ketoacyl-ACP synthase III encodes MSRSTILGVGSHVPSKVVTNDDLAKLMNTSDEWIFQRSGIKERRYIEEDGIGAADLAVPATERALEHAGVKKEEIDAIIFATLSPDYTFPGSGCLLGHKLGLPGVPALDIRNQCSGFIYGLSVADAWIRAGMYEKVLLVGSEVHSTGLDFSDRGRDVAVLFGDGAGAAVVGRARDENSGLLSIALHADGSAATDLWLEAPASKYIPRITKEMIDEGRHFPKMKGKQVFRWATDKMPAVAHEVLGKAGLGIKDVDLFVPHQANMRINQLVGWRLEIDEDKVVHNIEKYGNTTAATIPMALDVALKDGRIVENTTVLLAAFGAGFTWAGAVLRF; translated from the coding sequence GTGTCCCGTTCCACGATTCTAGGCGTCGGAAGCCATGTCCCGAGCAAGGTCGTGACCAACGACGACCTCGCCAAGCTCATGAACACGAGCGACGAGTGGATCTTCCAGCGTTCAGGCATCAAGGAGCGGCGGTACATCGAGGAGGACGGCATCGGCGCGGCGGATCTGGCGGTGCCCGCCACCGAGCGTGCGCTCGAACACGCTGGCGTGAAGAAGGAAGAGATCGACGCCATCATCTTCGCGACGCTGTCCCCCGACTACACCTTCCCGGGGTCGGGCTGTCTCTTGGGACACAAACTCGGGCTGCCCGGGGTGCCGGCGCTCGACATCCGCAATCAGTGCAGCGGTTTCATTTACGGGCTCAGCGTCGCGGACGCCTGGATCCGCGCTGGCATGTACGAGAAGGTGCTGCTGGTCGGGTCCGAGGTGCACTCGACGGGGCTCGACTTCAGCGATCGCGGCCGCGACGTCGCCGTGTTGTTCGGAGATGGTGCCGGAGCCGCGGTGGTCGGGCGAGCCCGGGACGAAAACAGTGGTCTCTTGTCAATCGCTCTCCACGCCGACGGCTCGGCCGCGACGGATCTCTGGCTGGAGGCGCCCGCGTCGAAATACATCCCGCGCATCACCAAAGAGATGATCGACGAGGGACGCCACTTCCCGAAGATGAAGGGCAAGCAGGTGTTCCGCTGGGCCACGGACAAGATGCCGGCGGTCGCCCACGAAGTCCTGGGCAAGGCAGGGCTCGGCATCAAAGACGTGGACCTGTTCGTCCCACATCAGGCGAACATGCGCATCAATCAGCTCGTGGGTTGGCGCCTCGAAATTGACGAAGACAAGGTCGTCCACAACATCGAGAAGTACGGCAACACCACGGCGGCCACGATCCCCATGGCGCTGGACGTTGCGCTCAAGGATGGCCGCATCGTGGAGAACACGACCGTGCTCCTGGCGGCCTTTGGCGCAGGTTTCACCTGGGCCGGCGCCGTGCTGCGGTTCTAG
- the def gene encoding peptide deformylase — MAIRKIAQMGDPVLRRRAKEVPPAELASQRVQMLIDDMIETMRDADGAGIAAPQVHESLRISVIEVTQNPRYPDFPGIPFTILVNPLVEPLVATEPLADADAIVMYEGCLSVNGVRGQVRRPRRVRVSGLDRMGRPQEFTWEGVPAAVVQHETDHLDGVLFVDRVVPRTLTFLREYDRYVPRELRMVDGVELDD; from the coding sequence ATGGCAATTCGCAAGATCGCTCAGATGGGCGATCCAGTCTTGCGCCGGCGGGCAAAAGAGGTTCCACCAGCCGAGCTCGCATCGCAGCGCGTGCAGATGTTGATCGACGACATGATCGAGACCATGCGCGACGCCGATGGCGCGGGAATAGCTGCTCCTCAAGTGCACGAATCACTGCGCATCTCGGTGATCGAGGTCACCCAGAACCCCCGCTACCCCGACTTTCCAGGCATCCCCTTCACGATACTGGTTAATCCATTGGTCGAACCCCTCGTGGCGACAGAGCCGCTGGCAGATGCCGACGCCATCGTGATGTACGAGGGCTGCCTCTCGGTCAACGGCGTGCGTGGGCAGGTTCGGCGTCCGCGAAGGGTGCGCGTGAGCGGGCTCGATCGCATGGGTCGTCCGCAGGAATTCACCTGGGAGGGTGTACCCGCCGCGGTGGTCCAGCACGAGACCGATCACCTCGACGGTGTTTTGTTCGTCGATCGCGTCGTGCCGCGGACGCTGACGTTCCTTCGGGAATACGACCGCTACGTCCCGCGCGAGCTGCGCATGGTCGACGGCGTCGAGCTCGACGACTGA
- a CDS encoding protein kinase, protein MRPNPGDVIGGKFRIIRMIGDGGMGAVYEARHEVLGTSVALKFLHTELARRQGLATRFLQEARVSASIQSPHVTKVTDVEQTADGTPYLVMELLSGESLQQLLDRQRKLPKDQAIDFALQILSGLEAAHALGVVHRDLKPDNVFITPSTGGPVCKLLDFGIAKLRQTNDYNKGLTRPGALMGTPEYMSPEQLYSADRVDHRADLYSIGVLLFEMLAGERPAIGEDAAAIVGNVMAGKVKRLDELDKSLPAELVQAVHRGIDPDKGRRFQSAVDMRSALAAFAGQLSHAGKLAATPVPAGVSGLPPPPDADTSKVAEPAKPPITADEPAPEPAKPGVAPTLPPDDEPAAGGSPPTVGDMPAQNMPPHGSTQEASKDLIANIAAQNAAAQAVTAQPNPAPYGRAAPQPGPYPPQHFPPPVARKSSGGGSGVILALLGGLLVIGAIVGGIIWVRQNKDDSPKDQPLGFGTQAPPTTVTGQGTFNDKPPDVPQNPPPVDPGPGPKPTATGGPVKPKPKDAGADAAGGQDAGGQMPWPFPVPSNMPPLPPFPTIPIPVWPPPASSQ, encoded by the coding sequence ATGAGACCCAATCCCGGCGACGTCATCGGCGGCAAGTTCCGCATCATCCGCATGATCGGCGACGGCGGCATGGGCGCGGTGTACGAGGCGCGCCACGAGGTGCTCGGCACGAGTGTCGCCCTCAAGTTCCTGCACACCGAGCTCGCGCGCCGGCAGGGACTGGCCACGCGCTTCCTGCAAGAGGCGCGCGTCTCGGCCAGCATTCAGAGCCCGCACGTGACCAAGGTCACGGACGTCGAGCAGACCGCCGACGGAACTCCGTACCTGGTGATGGAGCTCCTGAGCGGTGAGTCGCTGCAGCAGCTGCTCGATCGTCAGCGCAAGCTTCCGAAGGATCAAGCCATCGATTTTGCGCTGCAGATCCTGTCAGGGCTCGAGGCCGCGCACGCGCTCGGTGTCGTGCACCGAGACCTGAAACCGGACAACGTGTTCATCACGCCGAGCACCGGCGGTCCGGTGTGCAAGCTGCTCGACTTCGGTATCGCGAAGCTGCGGCAGACCAACGACTACAACAAGGGACTGACACGCCCCGGCGCCTTGATGGGCACCCCCGAGTACATGTCGCCGGAGCAACTGTACTCTGCCGACCGCGTCGATCACCGCGCGGATCTGTACTCGATTGGCGTGCTGTTGTTCGAGATGCTCGCGGGGGAACGGCCAGCGATCGGCGAGGACGCGGCCGCCATCGTCGGCAACGTGATGGCGGGCAAGGTCAAGCGCCTCGACGAGCTCGACAAGAGTTTGCCAGCCGAGCTGGTTCAGGCCGTCCACCGGGGCATCGATCCGGACAAAGGGCGACGCTTCCAGAGCGCCGTCGACATGCGCAGCGCCCTGGCTGCGTTCGCGGGTCAGCTGTCTCACGCGGGCAAACTCGCGGCCACACCAGTCCCGGCTGGAGTATCGGGCCTGCCTCCGCCACCGGATGCGGACACGAGCAAGGTTGCGGAGCCGGCCAAGCCGCCCATCACCGCAGACGAACCGGCGCCGGAGCCCGCGAAACCAGGAGTTGCCCCGACGCTGCCACCCGACGACGAGCCCGCAGCCGGTGGTAGCCCGCCCACCGTGGGTGACATGCCCGCTCAGAACATGCCGCCGCACGGCAGCACACAAGAGGCGAGCAAAGATCTGATCGCGAACATCGCCGCACAGAACGCGGCCGCGCAGGCGGTCACTGCTCAACCGAACCCGGCCCCTTATGGCCGTGCTGCACCGCAGCCTGGGCCGTATCCACCGCAGCATTTTCCGCCACCGGTAGCCAGAAAGAGCAGCGGTGGCGGCAGCGGTGTGATCCTCGCGCTGCTCGGCGGCTTGTTGGTGATCGGTGCCATCGTGGGCGGCATCATCTGGGTGCGTCAGAACAAGGACGACTCGCCCAAAGATCAGCCGCTCGGCTTCGGGACCCAGGCGCCCCCGACCACCGTCACAGGCCAGGGCACCTTCAACGACAAGCCGCCCGACGTTCCGCAAAATCCGCCGCCGGTCGACCCTGGCCCCGGACCCAAACCAACGGCCACCGGCGGGCCCGTGAAACCAAAACCCAAGGACGCGGGCGCCGACGCTGCCGGCGGGCAGGACGCGGGCGGGCAGATGCCGTGGCCGTTCCCGGTGCCGAGCAACATGCCACCGCTGCCCCCGTTTCCGACCATTCCTATCCCCGTTTGGCCGCCGCCCGCGAGCAGTCAGTGA